Below is a genomic region from Desulfobacter sp..
CTCGTTGATTTTCCATCCTTTATCTTTGGCAATCATGTTGACGATATTGTAGGATTCCGGATGAATGCCCGAGTTGTCCAAAGGATTTTTTGCATTCTTGATCCTCAAAAACCCGGCCGCCTGTTCAAAGGCTTTGGGTCCGAGTCTCGGCACCTTGAGCAATTGGCGGCGGCTGGTAAAGGCACCATTTTCATTCCGATGGGTCACCAGATTGGCTACAATGGTCTGGTTCAGCCCTGAGACCTGGGCCAAAAGCTCCTTGGAAGCCGTATTCACCTCCACTCCTACCCGGTTGACACAGCTTTTAACCACATCATCCAGGCTGGTTCTCAAAAGGGTCTGGTCCACATCATGCTGGTATTGGCCCACCCCAATGGATTTGGGATCAATTTTGACAAGCTCGGCCAAAGGATCCATGAGGCGCCGGCCAATGGATATGGCCCCTCTCACCGTGATATCCTGGTCAGAAAATTCCTCCCTGGCACAGGCAGAGGCGGAATAAACAGAGGCCCCGCTCTCATCGGTCATGATGACCTCAATCCCCTTATCCATTTGATTTTCTTTGAGAACTTCCATGACAAGCGTCTGGGTTTCACGGCCGGCCGTGCCGTTGCCAATGGCAATGGCCTGGATATCATATTTAACCGCCAGGCCAAGAATGGTCTCTTTGGCCTGGCTGGGTTTGTGAATATAGATAAGATCATGATGAACCAGGTTGCCCTGGGGGGTGAGGCAAACAATTTTGCACCCGGTCCTGAATCCCGGATCAACGGCCATGACCCGTTTTTCGCCCAAAGGCGGGGCCAGGAGCAGCTCCCTTAAATTCTTGGCAAACACCTCAACGCTGAGCCGGTCTGCAATGGATTTAAGACGGGCCATGGTCTCTTTTTCAATGGATTTGGACAAGAGCCTTTTATACCCGTCTTTTATGGCAAGCGCCATCTGCTCCCGGAGCATGGGATCTGTCCGGGATGAGCTGTCAAGACTGAATTTGCCCATTAATGCCAGTCCCTCGTCTTCCCCAGGCAGTACATGGACGGTGAGCAGGGCTTCATCCTGGCCCCGGAACATGGCCAGCACCCTGTGGGAAGGGGCTTTTACCGCAGGTTCGCTCCAGTCAAAATAATCTTTGAACTTGGCAGCCTCCTCCTGTTTTCCCTTTTTAACTTTGGCAGAAATCATGGCCCCGGACCAGAACAACTCTCTCATGGCTTTGCGGATGCAAGGATCCTGGCTCAGTTCTTCTGCAATGATATCCCTGGCCCCGGCAAGGGCGGCCTGTTCATCCATAACTTTTTTTTCAGGATCAATGAATTTAACGACCTGCCCCTGAAGACTCTTCTGGCCCTGGGCCCGGATAATTCCGGCCAGGGGAGCCAGCCCCTGATCCCTGGCTTTGGTGGCCCGGGTCTCTTTTTTGGGTTTATACCCCTGGTAAAGATCTTCAAGCTCGGCCAGGCTCTTTGGTTTCTCAAAGGCTGCGGCCAGTTCAGACGTGAGCAGGTCCCGGGCTGTCAAAGACTTTAAAATGGCGGTTTTCCGGTCTAAAAAGGCCTTGAATGATTCCATTTTATCCCGGATAGCGGCAATGGCCACCTCATCCATGGATCCTGTTTTTTCTTTTCTGTACCGGGCAATAAACCAGATGGTGGCCCCTTGATCCAGAAGAGAGATAACCGCCTCAACCTCTTTTTTTCCAAGCCCTGTTTCAAGGCTGACTTGCCTGGCAATATTCATCCTAAACTTTTAATTTCCTCATTTAATTGGGTGGGATCCGTCAAGATAACGGACCTGGATGGTATGCTCATCTATGGTATCAATCTTTTGGGGCAGGTTGAGCAATAAAAATCTTTCCTGGTTGGTCATCACGGGAACCCCATAGTGGCAATTGTCATACTTGAGCGGGCCTTTGGTTATTACCCGATCCGCCACAAAGGCGTCATGGGCGTTGAGGCGCTTTTCAACCATCTGCCCTGCCCGGTCCAAAAACGCCTGGTCAAGACCCTCATCCCCCCTTCCAAGCGGATTACCAAGGGTGTTGTCAATCTCATACCCCACAGAGTTCCGGCCCGCGGCCATGGCGGCCAAAGCCGTGGTACCCAGCCCCAGAAAAGGATCCACCACCAAATCTTCTTTGACCGAATACATGTTGATGAGCCGATAGGCCAGTTCAAGGGGAAAGGCCGCGCTTCTTTTCCGGGTCTCTTTGTCTGCCAGCGCCTGGCGGGACCCTTTAATGTCAAACCAGATATCTGAAAACCAGAGGTTTCGCTCCTCCCAGAACAGCGCGCTCGCCCGTCTTTTTTCCTTGTCTTTTTCACTTGCAAACACCCGTTTGCCCCCCTTGCGAAGAATGAGTATATACTCATGCTCCAGGGTCACATAGGCACCGGCCGGGAGCATGCCCGAGCCCATGAATTTGTTGGGGGCATTGGTCTGCTTGCGCCAGAGGATACAGGGCAAAGGGGTAAATCCAATCTCCTGAACCGATTTTAAAATTCTGGCATGGTTGGTGTACAATGCAAAATTCCCATCAAGGGTCCGGGTAGCATCCCCGATATTGATACAGGCAAACCCGCCGGGTTTTAGCACACGGTAGGCCTCTTTCCAGGTCCAGTCCAAAACCTGATGCATGAGTTCAAAGGCCTGGTATCCCTTGCCCTTGTCAATCAATCTTTGAATACCCGGGTCCTGGCGGACAAACCCTGCATCCCACATTTTGATCATGGGGTAGGGAGGAGAGGTCACCACTAGGTCCGCGCTCTGGTCCAAAAGGGCTGACATCTGTTTTGAATCGGAAAATATGGTCTTGTGCTCTGTTTTCATACCCTGCCTTAAATTTTTATATCCAGGCCGTAACTACCATTTTTTCAGGTCCGGGTAAATCATGAAACCCTTTTTGGCCGGGTGGCCATTTTCCCGGCATTACCTGTCAAGGTTGTAAAAGGCCGCGGCATTTTCATAGAGAATAAGGTCAAGGTCTTCCAGATCCATGCCTGATCGGGCAAGCCAGATCAATTCCCTGTCCCAGGCGTAGGGGATATTGGGAAAATCAGACCCGTACATGATTCTATCCGTCCTCAACCGGTTCAGATTCTCCGAACGGCCCTGGGGAAAATAATCGGTGAGCACCATGGCCGTATCCAGCCAAAGGGTGTCATAATCCTCTATTAAACGGGCATACGCACTTGTTTCGTCAAATCCCAGATGGGGAACACAGATCTTGAGGCCGGGATAGGCCTTGAGCACCCGTTCAAGTTTGTCCGCCCGGCAGATTTCATAGGGATCACAAAGATAATGCTCGCTTTTGGGCTCCCTGCCCACATGCATGACCAAAGGTTTATTTTGCTCCCGGCAAAGCCCGTATATCCTGTCAAGCTCAGGAGCGTTCATGTCAAAACACTGGACATGGGCGTGAAATTTCACCCCGGCCAATCCCAGATCAAAGGCCTGGTTTAAAATATCTTCCGCCCCTTCCTCCCCGGGAAACAGGGTGGCAAGGCCGATCACCCGGCCCGGAAAGGCGTTGCAAAGATCTGCCATATATGCCCATAAACCCGGCCATACCGGGTTTATGGGCATATTGAAGGGCCGTGACCCGGCGGATTCCGCGATCCAGCAAAAACTGGATCAAAGCCTTTGTTCGCATCCGGTACCGGATCTACCAGGCATAATCGTCAAACCAATGTCTCACCGCCGTAAATATCTTGTCCGGAAACACATGGACATGGGTGTCCATCACCCGGCGGATCCCCGGGGGAAGTCCATCACCCTCGGGTTCATCATAAAAGGGCAGTTCAGGTGTCAGCATGGTCGCCTTCCTTTTTCCGTAAGTGGGAAACCTCTTGAATACCATGGGGGATAAGCGCCCATCACCCGGCTGCAAATTCCAAAACCAGAATTCTGATTCCGATACAGACCAGAAGCAGCCCCCCGAAAATTTCCATTTTTTTGCCGAACCATAGGCCCAGTCGCTGTCCAAAGGCAATGGCCCCAAGCGACATCGCCGCGGTTACCCCGCCGATGATCATGGACGGATACCAGATATTAATTTCCAGCATGGCAAGACTCAACCCCACGGCCAGGGCGTCAATGCTTGTGGCAAAACTGAGCATGACCATGGTCAGGCCCTTTGAAGGATCTTTTTGAACCAAAGTACCGGTCTGATCCAGGCCGGAGCGAATCATTCGTCCCCCGACAAAGGCCAAAAGGACAAAGGCGATCCAATGGTCAATCCCCCTGACATGATCGGCAAAACCCTGGCCGAAAAACCAGCCCACCACCGGCATCATGAACTGGAACAGCCCAAAATGAAATGCCAGCCTGAAAACAGCCCGATAATCCCGGGCAAATCCCGCAGCCGCCGCAGCCATGGATACGGCTGCCGCATCCATTCCCAGGCCTACTGCCACAAGGATGATATCCAAAAAACCCATTATTTTTTTCTCCCTAAAATTCAGATTAGGAGAATATTAAAAATTGACAGGATTTGCAAATTTTATTGGTTTGGTGTATATTTTTTCGATCTGCCACCCCAGCCAAGAGGAGACGGCCATGAATCAATTAAATCAGGACCAATCAAATCAGGAAACTGCGAACCAAGATCAATTCAAGCAATTGAATATTCTGAAAAATGCCTTTTTCATGGAACAACAGGGCAAAACCCTATACGAAACCGCCCGGGACAAGGCCCAGGACAAGGCAGTCAAAGAATTTTTCCAAGATCTTGCAAATGAAGAGCAGGCCCACATGGAAATACTTGAAAAACAATTTAAGGCCTGTAAAAATAGTGACAAATTTTTACCCGGAAACTATCTTGATCCCAAGGCCGAAAATTCAGAACCCAATGCGATCACTGATGAGGTCAAAAAAAATATCAATGGCGCAGGATTTGAGGCCACAGCCGTTACCGCAGCCATCGGGTTTGAACAACAATCTGTGGAGTTGTACTCCCTCAGGGCCCTAGAGGCAAAAGACCCCGAAGAAATCGCCCTGTATCAATGGCTTGCCGCCTGGGAAAAAACCCATTTAAAAAAATTGATTTCCCTTCAGGAATATCTCATGGACCAGATCTGGGAAGACCGCAGTTTCTGGCCCTTTTAAAAGGTCTGGCTTATTTTTTCCATTTCCACCACAGGCAAGGCGGGTATGGGAGTTCCGGGCAAAAGATTTAAAATTTTCTGGTCCATACCCCGGTAAAGCAGACGGGCTTTAACCCGCCATCCCTTTTGGGGCAACACCCCTGTCTCAAAGGTATGGGTCAGGCTCTGGCCGGCAGGAATCCGTGTGTCTGAAAGGATCTGTCTTGCCTTGGCAATGTTGACCACCGGATTGCCCTGACCATCTCCAAATACTGTTTTAAACACAACGGCCAAAGGATCCAGTTCTTTTTTCTCATCCAAGCCCCCTGTGGAAAAACAAAGATTTCCCTTGTCATCAAAGAGGTTCAGCTCAATCCATACCTGACGAAGATCGCCGACACCGGTCGGCAGGCTGTGACCTGCTCCTGAATTGGTCACAATCACATTGATTTTTCCTTGTGAAGCCAAGCTTAAATCCAAATCCAGGCTAGCTGCATTTTGAAGACGCTCCACAGCCATGGCCGCTTTTTCGCCGCCGTCAAAGCCGGCAGTATTGCCCCCCACAAAATAATGGGTAAAAATATGGGGCCGTTCATCAGAGTAATCCGTGGCCGCCCCTGGATTTTCCGGTCTTTTTGTAGAACCTGTGGCAGGGACGCCCGGGCGCTGGTACATATGACAGCCCTGGCAGGTCACTCTTTTTTCAGGATCAGAACTGTTATAGGGACTGTTTTCCCATTCCGTATAGGTGGTCTCAAGATCTGTTCCAAAGGCCAGATGTTTTACATTATGACAGGTGCCGCATATCTTTGAATCCCCATGGAGCTTTGAAAAGGCGGCCTCGTGGAAATCCGGTTCACAGTCGTCAAAGGGGCCGTATTTGATTCCAGGATCATCTTCTCCCTGCCCCGGGGAGAGGACCAGACCGTTATTGTACATTTTTTCAACATCAACGGCAGAATGGCAATAATCACATTGAATCCCCTGGACGGCGATTTCAGGGGTTTTGGAAAGATCATCGGAGAGTTGTCTGGGAAACCCTGAAACATAGCCCACAGGGGTATGGCATTTTACGCAGGATTCTGCCTCTTTGATCTCGCCTTCATGGACAAGCCCCTCTCTTAAAAATTTGGCCACCCGGTTATACACCTCATCCTGATGGGAAAGATTGTGCATGGAATACTGCCATTGGCCAAATATTTGAGAGTGACATCCGGCACAGGTTTCAGGATCAATGAACTGGTCAGACGTAAATTGTTTTACCGGTTGGGTATCTCTCGTTGCATTCCTGCCTTTTGCAGATGCCTGGCCTGCCTGTACCATTAAAAACAAGCTGACCGCCACCCTTAAAACCCTACCTCCCATGGTATTCTCCTGTTTTGATTGTTTTGCAGATAAAAATTGGCTGTGTTTACTCCTGGATCAGCCCGCCCGGATATTCTTGTGCCTTTCCATCAAGGGTCAGGACGGTCCAATTGCCGGTGTCATCCTTTGCCGCCACCAGACAATCAATCCTTGTGCCGTCATTGAGGGTGACAAAACACTGGCCCTGTTCGTTGAGGGTGTTGACCACAATAAATTTTTTTTCACTGGCAAGGCGCTTAAATGTTTCACTGGCCTCTTCCAAACAGATGATCCTGTCATATTCTTCAGGATCAATCTCTTTGATCTTTTCCCTCAGATCTAAAATCTGCTGTTTTTGGGAGGCAAGCTGATCCATCACCTTTTTCATCTCATCTTTCTGGTCCGAAGGAATGGAAAACAAAATCTGTTTTTGCAATTCCATGTCTGTTTCAATAAAATTGATCTTCTGCAGCAATCCTTTTACACGCTCTTTCATCATATCAATCCCCAGGCAGAGTCCTTTGTTTATCATTCATGTTCAGGCGAGTATAACTGCTTTCCAGGAAGTTTCAAGATAATTTTATTCCTCTTTGTTTACCGGACCGGTCATTTGCCCCGGGCTCAGGATTTACATGGGCCCTGCCCCTTTTTCCGGGCCCTGGCAGTCCCTTGGGCAATCCAGTCCAAAAGCCTTAATAAAGCCGGTTTTTTCTTTTTTTTTATCCCAGGCCCCTGATTTTCTTTTAAACTCATGTTATCACCTTATAAATCATCAAAACATGCCCCTTGTCAATTTCCCGGGTTTGATCAAGCAAAAGTCGCATATCCATCTCTTGGCTGAACAAAGAAAGCCCGGTACCAAACACCCTGGGCACCATGGTCAGATGAACTTCGGTGATCAGGTTTTCAGTGGCAAAAAGGGTATTCACCAAAGAGCCGCCGATGAGGGCGACCCTT
It encodes:
- a CDS encoding RNA-binding transcriptional accessory protein: MNIARQVSLETGLGKKEVEAVISLLDQGATIWFIARYRKEKTGSMDEVAIAAIRDKMESFKAFLDRKTAILKSLTARDLLTSELAAAFEKPKSLAELEDLYQGYKPKKETRATKARDQGLAPLAGIIRAQGQKSLQGQVVKFIDPEKKVMDEQAALAGARDIIAEELSQDPCIRKAMRELFWSGAMISAKVKKGKQEEAAKFKDYFDWSEPAVKAPSHRVLAMFRGQDEALLTVHVLPGEDEGLALMGKFSLDSSSRTDPMLREQMALAIKDGYKRLLSKSIEKETMARLKSIADRLSVEVFAKNLRELLLAPPLGEKRVMAVDPGFRTGCKIVCLTPQGNLVHHDLIYIHKPSQAKETILGLAVKYDIQAIAIGNGTAGRETQTLVMEVLKENQMDKGIEVIMTDESGASVYSASACAREEFSDQDITVRGAISIGRRLMDPLAELVKIDPKSIGVGQYQHDVDQTLLRTSLDDVVKSCVNRVGVEVNTASKELLAQVSGLNQTIVANLVTHRNENGAFTSRRQLLKVPRLGPKAFEQAAGFLRIKNAKNPLDNSGIHPESYNIVNMIAKDKGWKINEVMGRPVLFENMDLTPYVTVETGLPTLKDIIKELSAPGRDPRQAFQSFAFDERVQKITDLVPGMTLPGIVTNVTAFGAFVDVGVHQDGLVHISQLSDRFVKDPGQIVRVRQQVKVRVISVDPQRKRISLSMKKG
- a CDS encoding site-specific DNA-methyltransferase, which translates into the protein MKTEHKTIFSDSKQMSALLDQSADLVVTSPPYPMIKMWDAGFVRQDPGIQRLIDKGKGYQAFELMHQVLDWTWKEAYRVLKPGGFACINIGDATRTLDGNFALYTNHARILKSVQEIGFTPLPCILWRKQTNAPNKFMGSGMLPAGAYVTLEHEYILILRKGGKRVFASEKDKEKRRASALFWEERNLWFSDIWFDIKGSRQALADKETRKRSAAFPLELAYRLINMYSVKEDLVVDPFLGLGTTALAAMAAGRNSVGYEIDNTLGNPLGRGDEGLDQAFLDRAGQMVEKRLNAHDAFVADRVITKGPLKYDNCHYGVPVMTNQERFLLLNLPQKIDTIDEHTIQVRYLDGSHPIK
- a CDS encoding manganese efflux pump; the protein is MGFLDIILVAVGLGMDAAAVSMAAAAAGFARDYRAVFRLAFHFGLFQFMMPVVGWFFGQGFADHVRGIDHWIAFVLLAFVGGRMIRSGLDQTGTLVQKDPSKGLTMVMLSFATSIDALAVGLSLAMLEINIWYPSMIIGGVTAAMSLGAIAFGQRLGLWFGKKMEIFGGLLLVCIGIRILVLEFAAG
- a CDS encoding ferritin family protein, whose translation is MNQLNQDQSNQETANQDQFKQLNILKNAFFMEQQGKTLYETARDKAQDKAVKEFFQDLANEEQAHMEILEKQFKACKNSDKFLPGNYLDPKAENSEPNAITDEVKKNINGAGFEATAVTAAIGFEQQSVELYSLRALEAKDPEEIALYQWLAAWEKTHLKKLISLQEYLMDQIWEDRSFWPF
- a CDS encoding cytochrome c554 family protein is translated as MGGRVLRVAVSLFLMVQAGQASAKGRNATRDTQPVKQFTSDQFIDPETCAGCHSQIFGQWQYSMHNLSHQDEVYNRVAKFLREGLVHEGEIKEAESCVKCHTPVGYVSGFPRQLSDDLSKTPEIAVQGIQCDYCHSAVDVEKMYNNGLVLSPGQGEDDPGIKYGPFDDCEPDFHEAAFSKLHGDSKICGTCHNVKHLAFGTDLETTYTEWENSPYNSSDPEKRVTCQGCHMYQRPGVPATGSTKRPENPGAATDYSDERPHIFTHYFVGGNTAGFDGGEKAAMAVERLQNAASLDLDLSLASQGKINVIVTNSGAGHSLPTGVGDLRQVWIELNLFDDKGNLCFSTGGLDEKKELDPLAVVFKTVFGDGQGNPVVNIAKARQILSDTRIPAGQSLTHTFETGVLPQKGWRVKARLLYRGMDQKILNLLPGTPIPALPVVEMEKISQTF